From the genome of Paracoccus seriniphilus, one region includes:
- a CDS encoding prephenate/arogenate dehydrogenase family protein: MSVIYDRIALIGLGLIAGSMSLAIRDRKLANEVVGYARSQQTRDTAREIGLCDRVTDSLAEAVADADLVVLAVPVGAMGDVAAEIAPHLKPGATVTDVGSVKQAVIDAVQPQLPDDVHFIPGHPLAGTEHSGPRAGFSTLFINRWWLLTPLPDSDPQAVDRLAELVSAMGAKCDRMEPGHHDLVLAVTSHAPHLIAFTMVGVADHLRRVTDEEVIQYSAAGFRDFTRIAASDPTMWRDVFLHNKEATLDILGRFTEELFTLQRAIRMGDGQQLHDYFTRTRGIRRGIIEAGQDTEAPDFGRVATSGKSD, encoded by the coding sequence ATGAGCGTGATCTATGACCGCATAGCGCTGATCGGGCTGGGGCTGATTGCTGGTTCCATGTCGCTGGCGATTCGCGATAGAAAGCTGGCCAATGAAGTTGTCGGCTATGCCCGCAGCCAGCAGACGCGCGACACAGCGCGCGAAATCGGCCTCTGCGATCGCGTGACTGACAGCCTTGCTGAAGCCGTGGCCGATGCGGATCTGGTGGTTCTGGCCGTGCCGGTCGGGGCCATGGGCGACGTGGCCGCCGAGATCGCTCCCCATCTGAAACCGGGTGCGACGGTCACCGATGTCGGCTCGGTCAAGCAGGCCGTGATCGACGCAGTGCAGCCGCAACTGCCCGACGATGTCCATTTCATTCCCGGCCATCCCTTGGCGGGGACCGAACATTCCGGTCCGCGTGCCGGTTTTTCGACGCTGTTCATCAACCGCTGGTGGCTTCTGACCCCCCTGCCCGACAGCGACCCGCAGGCCGTCGATCGCCTTGCGGAACTGGTCAGCGCCATGGGTGCCAAATGCGACCGGATGGAGCCCGGCCATCACGACCTGGTGCTGGCCGTCACCAGCCATGCCCCCCATCTGATCGCCTTCACGATGGTCGGCGTGGCCGACCACCTGCGGCGCGTCACCGATGAAGAGGTCATCCAGTATTCGGCCGCGGGCTTTCGCGATTTCACCCGCATCGCCGCCAGCGATCCGACCATGTGGCGGGATGTATTCCTGCACAACAAGGAGGCAACGCTGGACATTCTGGGACGCTTCACCGAGGAACTGTTCACCCTGCAACGCGCCATCCGCATGGGCGATGGTCAGCAATTGCATGACTATTTCACCCGCACACGCGGCATTCGGCGCGGCATCATCGAGGCTGGTCAGGACACCGAAGCCCCCGATTTCGGCCGTGTCGCCACTTCGGGCAAATCCGACTAG
- a CDS encoding glycosyltransferase family 4 protein, translating into MMPDDSLPKILIVAPNASARFGGEAFLPLNYFRILSRRGHPVHLIAHHRNQEELLSLPDCDPARMHFVPDTRWHRAIWRLFSRFPERVRDLIGGGLMTGLNEIYQARLIRKLVAEGEVDVIHQPIPVSPLIPSGLHRFGVPLVIGPMNGGMDYPPGYEDYEGGATRASIAIGRRVALLMNRLKPGKHRAAVLLVANERTRRALPNPRHPRIETLIENGIDFSKWRAPQQERSEAESGRLRLVFLGRFVRWKAIDITLQAVAMARRSGADVSLDLLGDGEGREELESLAFDLGIAEHVTFHGFKPQEQCAAILARSDALILNSLRECGGAVVLEAMAMGLPVVASAWGGPLDYLNVESGFLVHPSPREDFDRRLAGALVALAEDPALRQRMGQAGQKIVHRDFDWESKVDRMVEIYREAAAGK; encoded by the coding sequence ATGATGCCTGACGACTCTCTGCCCAAAATTCTTATCGTTGCCCCGAATGCCTCGGCTCGTTTCGGCGGAGAGGCATTTCTGCCGCTCAATTATTTCCGGATCTTGTCGCGGCGTGGCCATCCGGTGCATCTGATCGCGCATCATCGCAATCAGGAGGAATTGCTGTCCCTGCCGGATTGTGACCCGGCGCGAATGCATTTCGTCCCCGATACACGCTGGCACCGCGCCATCTGGCGATTGTTCAGCCGCTTTCCCGAACGGGTGCGCGACCTGATCGGAGGCGGCCTGATGACCGGGTTGAACGAGATCTATCAGGCCCGGCTGATCCGCAAGCTGGTGGCCGAAGGAGAGGTGGATGTCATCCATCAGCCCATACCGGTTTCGCCGCTGATTCCTTCAGGGTTGCACCGCTTCGGAGTGCCGCTGGTGATCGGTCCGATGAATGGCGGGATGGACTATCCGCCCGGTTACGAGGATTACGAAGGCGGCGCAACGCGGGCCTCGATTGCCATCGGGCGGCGCGTCGCCCTGTTGATGAACCGCCTGAAGCCGGGCAAGCACCGCGCCGCCGTCCTGCTGGTCGCCAATGAGCGCACGCGGCGCGCCCTGCCCAACCCCCGCCATCCGCGCATCGAGACATTGATCGAGAATGGCATCGACTTTTCGAAATGGCGCGCGCCACAACAAGAGCGATCAGAGGCTGAATCCGGCAGGCTGCGGCTGGTCTTCCTGGGCCGTTTCGTCCGTTGGAAGGCCATCGACATTACCCTGCAGGCTGTCGCCATGGCGCGGCGTTCGGGTGCCGATGTCTCGCTGGACCTGCTGGGTGATGGCGAGGGGCGCGAAGAACTTGAGTCTCTGGCCTTCGATCTGGGCATTGCCGAACATGTCACCTTCCACGGCTTCAAGCCACAGGAACAATGCGCGGCCATTCTGGCGCGTTCGGATGCGCTGATCCTGAACTCACTGCGGGAATGCGGTGGGGCCGTGGTGCTTGAGGCAATGGCCATGGGGCTGCCGGTGGTGGCAAGCGCCTGGGGCGGGCCGCTGGACTATCTGAACGTCGAAAGCGGCTTTCTGGTTCATCCCTCTCCGCGTGAGGATTTCGACAGGCGTCTGGCCGGCGCGCTTGTGGCCCTGGCCGAGGATCCGGCCCTGCGCCAGCGCATGGGGCAGGCGGGTCAGAAGATCGTGCATCGTGATTTCGATTGGGAAAGCAAGGTCGACCGGATGGTCGAAATCTACCGCGAGGCGGCTGCCGGGAAATAG
- a CDS encoding gamma-glutamylcyclotransferase translates to MGKVNWVFGYGSLMWDPGFAVAESVRAQLTGYARSFCLRSTRYRGTETNPGLVLGLDRNPDARCSGLALRIPDGDHAEVMDYLREREMDTGAYREAIVPLELEDGRQIEAIAYVMRRDHWQYAGGLCLHEQARIISCAQGKRGPNAEYLFNTARHLSEIGLPDETMNKLASNVQEILMGEGNRQTPD, encoded by the coding sequence ATGGGCAAGGTAAATTGGGTCTTCGGTTACGGCTCGCTGATGTGGGATCCCGGCTTTGCCGTGGCCGAGTCGGTGCGCGCACAACTGACCGGCTATGCCCGCAGCTTCTGCCTGCGCTCGACGCGCTATCGCGGCACCGAGACAAACCCCGGGCTGGTTCTGGGGCTGGATCGTAATCCCGATGCACGGTGCAGTGGCTTGGCCCTGCGCATTCCCGATGGTGATCACGCCGAGGTCATGGATTACCTGCGCGAGCGTGAGATGGATACCGGGGCCTATCGCGAGGCCATCGTGCCGCTTGAACTGGAAGATGGCCGCCAGATCGAGGCCATCGCCTATGTGATGCGGCGCGATCACTGGCAATATGCCGGAGGTTTGTGCCTGCATGAGCAGGCGCGCATCATCTCTTGCGCGCAGGGAAAACGCGGCCCGAATGCCGAATACCTGTTCAACACCGCCCGCCATCTGAGCGAAATCGGCCTGCCGGATGAGACGATGAACAAACTTGCATCAAATGTTCAGGAAATTCTGATGGGTGAAGGCAACAGACAAACGCCCGACTGA
- the hisC gene encoding histidinol-phosphate transaminase, whose protein sequence is MTKISPQPGIMDIALYVSGESKLAGHEQVLKLSSNENPLGCSDKAIAAFTEAGTNLNRYPATDHAPLRQAIGEVHGLDPDRIICGVGSDEVLQFITQAYAGVGDEIITTEHGFSMYPILAKMVGANPVTVPERERVIDIDAILNAVTARTRIVFIANPANPTGTFLSEDALVRLAAGLPENVILVHDGAYTEFVEGFDGGASLVDRFPNVVMTRTFSKIHGLGGLRIGWGYAQRAVIDVLNRIRQPFNLSEPQMAAASAAIRDTGFTAHCAELNARMRLHLREALLDMGIACDESHANFVLARFVSPDEAAAADAALRTEGILVRSVSGYGLPSALRITVGDEDGCARVIDCLARFMQGRRPA, encoded by the coding sequence ATGACCAAAATCTCCCCGCAGCCCGGCATCATGGATATCGCGCTTTATGTCAGCGGCGAAAGCAAGCTGGCGGGGCATGAACAGGTGCTGAAACTCTCCTCGAACGAGAACCCGCTGGGTTGCAGCGACAAGGCGATTGCGGCCTTTACCGAGGCGGGGACAAATCTGAACCGCTATCCGGCAACCGATCACGCCCCCCTGCGTCAGGCGATCGGCGAGGTGCACGGTCTTGACCCCGATCGCATCATCTGCGGCGTGGGATCGGATGAGGTGTTGCAGTTCATCACCCAAGCCTATGCCGGTGTCGGGGATGAGATCATCACCACGGAACATGGTTTTTCGATGTATCCGATTCTTGCCAAGATGGTCGGAGCCAACCCCGTCACCGTCCCGGAACGCGAACGGGTGATCGACATTGACGCCATTCTGAACGCCGTCACGGCACGAACCCGAATTGTCTTCATTGCCAATCCGGCCAATCCGACCGGCACATTCCTGTCCGAAGATGCGCTGGTCCGGCTGGCTGCAGGGCTGCCCGAGAATGTGATCCTGGTCCATGACGGCGCCTATACCGAATTCGTCGAAGGCTTCGACGGCGGGGCCTCTCTGGTGGACCGCTTTCCGAATGTGGTGATGACGCGCACCTTCTCGAAGATCCATGGTCTGGGCGGATTGCGGATCGGCTGGGGCTATGCGCAACGGGCGGTCATCGACGTGCTGAACCGCATCCGCCAGCCCTTCAACCTGTCCGAACCCCAGATGGCCGCGGCAAGCGCCGCCATTCGCGACACCGGTTTTACAGCCCATTGCGCCGAGTTGAATGCCCGAATGCGCCTGCATCTGCGTGAAGCATTGCTGGACATGGGGATCGCCTGCGATGAAAGCCATGCCAATTTCGTTCTGGCCCGCTTTGTTTCGCCCGATGAGGCCGCGGCGGCAGATGCGGCATTGCGCACCGAGGGCATCCTGGTCCGCTCGGTGTCGGGCTATGGCCTGCCATCCGCCCTGCGGATCACTGTCGGGGATGAGGACGGATGCGCTCGGGTGATCGATTGCCTTGCGCGATTCATGCAAGGGCGGAGACCGGCATGA